A genomic region of Pseudomonas sp. RSB 5.4 contains the following coding sequences:
- the raiA gene encoding ribosome-associated translation inhibitor RaiA produces MQVNISGHQLEVTQPLRSYIEEKLQRLERHFDKITNVQVTMCVEKLKQKIEATLHIPGSEVVANAEDTDMYAAIDALTDKLDRQLKKHKEKTQSLLQGATGR; encoded by the coding sequence ATGCAAGTCAACATCAGTGGACACCAACTGGAAGTGACCCAACCTCTGCGTTCCTATATCGAGGAAAAACTCCAACGACTGGAGCGCCATTTCGACAAGATCACCAACGTGCAGGTCACGATGTGCGTCGAAAAGCTGAAGCAGAAAATCGAAGCCACCTTGCATATTCCCGGCAGCGAAGTGGTCGCCAACGCAGAAGATACCGACATGTACGCTGCGATCGACGCACTGACCGACAAGCTGGATCGCCAACTCAAAAAGCATAAGGAAAAGACCCAGAGCCTCCTCCAGGGCGCGACAGGTCGTTAA
- the pmbA gene encoding metalloprotease PmbA, which produces MSMSAVQSVGPQALPALQEQVEQIIAEAKRQGASACEVAVSLEQGLSTSVRQREVETVEFNRDQGFGITLYVGQRKGSASTSATGPDAIRETVAAALAIAKHTSEDEASGLADAALMARDQQDFDLFHEWDITPEQAIEKALICEAAAFDADARIKNADGTTLSTHQGCRVYGNSHGFIGGYASTRHSLSCVMIAEADGQMQRDYWYDVNRQGSLLADPVSIGQRAAQRAASRLGARPVPTCEVPVLFSAELAGGLFGSFLSAVSGGSLYRKSSFLEGTLGQKLFPEWLTIDERPHLMRAMGSASYDGDGLATYAKPFVEKGELVSYILGTYSGRKLGMPSTANAGGVHNLFVTHGDEDQAALLKRMGRGLLVTELMGHGLNMVTGDYSRGAAGFWVENGEIQFAVQEVTIAGNMRDMFKQIVAVGNDLELRSNIRTGSVLIERMTVAGS; this is translated from the coding sequence ATGAGCATGAGTGCAGTTCAAAGCGTCGGCCCGCAGGCATTGCCGGCACTGCAGGAACAGGTCGAGCAGATCATCGCCGAAGCCAAGCGTCAGGGCGCCAGCGCCTGCGAAGTCGCCGTGTCGCTGGAGCAAGGTTTGTCGACTTCGGTGCGCCAGCGTGAGGTCGAGACGGTCGAGTTCAATCGCGATCAGGGTTTTGGCATCACCTTGTATGTTGGCCAGCGCAAAGGCTCGGCCAGCACTTCCGCCACCGGCCCTGACGCGATTCGCGAAACCGTTGCCGCTGCACTGGCCATCGCCAAACACACCTCTGAAGACGAAGCTTCGGGCCTCGCTGATGCGGCACTGATGGCCAGGGATCAGCAGGATTTCGATCTGTTTCACGAGTGGGACATCACCCCTGAGCAGGCCATCGAGAAGGCGCTGATCTGTGAAGCGGCCGCGTTCGACGCCGATGCGCGGATCAAGAACGCCGACGGCACTACCCTCAGCACGCATCAGGGCTGCCGTGTGTATGGCAACAGCCACGGTTTCATCGGCGGTTACGCGTCGACCCGGCACAGCCTGAGCTGCGTGATGATCGCCGAAGCCGATGGCCAGATGCAGCGCGATTACTGGTATGACGTGAACCGTCAGGGCAGCTTGCTGGCGGATCCGGTGAGCATCGGCCAGCGTGCCGCGCAACGCGCCGCGAGCCGCCTGGGCGCGCGTCCGGTGCCGACCTGCGAAGTGCCGGTGCTGTTTTCCGCCGAGCTGGCGGGCGGGTTGTTCGGTAGCTTCCTGTCGGCGGTTTCTGGCGGCAGCCTGTACCGCAAATCGTCGTTTCTCGAAGGCACTTTGGGGCAGAAGCTGTTTCCGGAATGGCTGACCATCGACGAGCGTCCGCACCTGATGCGCGCCATGGGCAGTGCGTCCTACGACGGCGATGGTCTGGCCACTTACGCCAAGCCGTTCGTCGAGAAGGGCGAACTGGTGTCGTACATCCTCGGCACGTACTCCGGGCGCAAACTCGGCATGCCGAGCACTGCCAACGCGGGTGGCGTGCACAACCTGTTCGTCACTCACGGTGACGAAGACCAGGCGGCGCTGTTGAAGCGCATGGGCCGTGGGCTGCTGGTCACCGAATTGATGGGCCATGGCTTGAACATGGTCACCGGCGATTATTCGCGCGGGGCGGCGGGTTTCTGGGTCGAAAACGGCGAAATCCAGTTCGCGGTGCAGGAAGTGACCATCGCTGGCAACATGCGCGACATGTTCAAGCAGATCGTCGCAGTCGGTAATGATCTGGAGCTGCGCAGCAATATTCGCACGGGCTCGGTGTTGATCGAGCGGATGACTGTCGCGGGTAGCTAA
- a CDS encoding ZIP family metal transporter — MGTETLSIGGGRMFRYAVGSLLLLAGMTLLAAHGLEWLDLQPKLSRALQGGAICALGTALGAVPVLVIRRMPQMLSDTLLGFGAGVMLAATAFSLIVPGIGAAETLGLTPWAASGLICFGIMLGAFGLYLVDLKLSGASPEMLVGTPEHPVIAPRIWLFVFAIIAHNIPEGMAVGVSAGGGMPDADSLAMGIALQDVPEGLVIALVLAGAGMSRVRAFLIGAASGLVEPVFALLCAWLVSLAELLLPLGLALAAGAMLLVVTHEVIPESRRNGHDKLASLGLLIGFCLMMVMDTALG; from the coding sequence ATGGGCACTGAAACACTGTCGATTGGCGGTGGGCGCATGTTTCGTTACGCGGTCGGGTCGCTGTTGCTGCTGGCGGGCATGACTCTGCTTGCGGCGCACGGCCTGGAATGGCTGGATCTGCAGCCGAAGCTGTCGCGGGCCTTGCAGGGTGGGGCGATCTGCGCCCTCGGCACGGCGCTCGGCGCGGTGCCGGTGTTGGTGATCCGGCGCATGCCGCAGATGCTCAGCGATACGCTGCTGGGTTTCGGCGCCGGCGTGATGCTGGCAGCGACTGCGTTTTCGCTGATCGTGCCGGGCATTGGTGCCGCCGAAACTCTGGGCCTGACACCGTGGGCGGCCAGCGGGCTGATCTGCTTCGGCATCATGCTCGGTGCATTCGGCTTGTATCTGGTGGACCTGAAACTGTCCGGCGCCTCACCGGAAATGCTCGTCGGTACCCCTGAGCACCCGGTGATTGCGCCGCGGATCTGGCTGTTCGTCTTCGCCATCATTGCCCACAACATCCCGGAAGGCATGGCGGTGGGTGTCTCTGCAGGTGGTGGCATGCCGGATGCCGACAGTCTGGCGATGGGCATTGCCTTGCAGGATGTGCCAGAAGGATTGGTGATTGCGCTGGTGCTGGCCGGGGCGGGGATGTCGCGGGTCAGGGCGTTCTTGATCGGGGCGGCTTCAGGGCTGGTCGAGCCAGTGTTTGCGCTGCTCTGTGCGTGGCTGGTCAGTCTGGCGGAGCTGTTGTTGCCGTTGGGGCTGGCGCTGGCGGCGGGGGCGATGTTGCTGGTGGTGACGCATGAGGTGATCCCCGAGTCGCGACGCAATGGTCATGACAAGCTTGCCAGTCTTGGCTTGCTGATCGGGTTCTGTCTGATGATGGTGATGGATACGGCGCTGGGCTGA
- the rapZ gene encoding RNase adapter RapZ: MRLIIVSGRSGSGKSTALDVLEDNGYYCIDNLPAGLLPELAERALIHTELAQPLVAVSIDARNLPSHLSRFPELLEEVRARHIQCDVLYLDADEETLLKRFSETRRRHPLSTANRSLAEAINDETALLGPIADLADLKVNTTNLNLYQLRDTIKLRLLNQPEPGTAFLVESFGFKRGMPVDADLVFDVRCLPNPYWKPELRAQSGLDAPVAEYLAAQPEVDEMFQDIYGYLNKWLPRFAASNRAYVTIAIGCTGGHHRSVYLTERLGQALQKTLKNVQVRHRDLT, translated from the coding sequence ATGCGCTTGATCATCGTCAGCGGCCGCTCCGGCTCGGGTAAAAGCACTGCCCTGGATGTCCTTGAGGACAACGGCTACTACTGCATCGACAACCTGCCGGCCGGTCTGCTGCCGGAACTGGCCGAACGCGCGCTGATCCACACCGAACTGGCCCAGCCGCTGGTGGCGGTGTCGATTGATGCGCGCAACCTGCCAAGCCACCTGTCGCGTTTCCCCGAGTTGCTGGAAGAAGTCCGCGCCCGGCACATCCAGTGCGATGTGCTGTATCTGGATGCCGACGAAGAAACCCTGCTCAAGCGCTTTTCGGAAACCCGCCGTCGTCACCCGCTGAGCACGGCCAACCGCTCGCTGGCCGAAGCGATCAACGACGAGACTGCCCTGCTCGGGCCGATTGCCGACCTGGCCGACCTCAAGGTCAACACCACCAATCTGAACCTGTACCAGTTGCGCGACACCATCAAGCTACGCCTGCTGAACCAGCCGGAGCCGGGCACGGCCTTCCTGGTCGAGTCGTTCGGCTTCAAGCGCGGCATGCCGGTGGATGCGGATCTGGTGTTCGACGTGCGCTGCCTGCCCAATCCGTACTGGAAGCCTGAATTGCGCGCACAATCCGGTCTCGATGCACCGGTCGCCGAATATCTGGCGGCGCAGCCGGAGGTTGACGAGATGTTTCAAGACATCTACGGCTACCTGAATAAATGGCTGCCGCGTTTTGCCGCGAGCAACCGCGCCTACGTCACCATTGCCATTGGCTGCACCGGCGGGCATCACCGCTCCGTTTACCTGACCGAACGTCTGGGTCAGGCCCTGCAGAAAACCCTGAAGAACGTCCAGGTTCGCCACCGCGACCTCACTTAA
- the yjgA gene encoding ribosome biogenesis factor YjgA, whose product MVDSYDDSLDTGEKSKSQVKRELHALVDLGERLTTLKPDLQAKLPLTDALRRALADAPKHTANIARKRHLQFIGKLMRDQDTDAILVLLDQLDASTRQYNERFHNLERWRDRLIAGDDAVLEKFVVEYPDADRQQLRSLIRQAQHEVAQNKPPASSRKIFKYIRELDDTQRGLR is encoded by the coding sequence ATGGTTGATTCTTACGACGACTCCCTCGATACGGGAGAAAAAAGCAAATCTCAGGTCAAACGCGAGCTGCATGCTCTGGTTGACCTTGGCGAGCGCCTTACGACACTCAAGCCCGACTTGCAGGCAAAACTGCCATTGACCGACGCTTTGCGCCGGGCCCTGGCCGATGCGCCCAAGCACACCGCGAACATCGCGCGTAAACGGCACCTGCAGTTCATCGGCAAACTGATGCGCGATCAGGACACTGACGCGATTCTGGTATTGCTCGATCAACTCGATGCCTCCACCCGTCAGTACAACGAGCGTTTCCACAACCTCGAACGCTGGCGTGACCGCCTGATCGCCGGTGACGATGCCGTGCTGGAGAAATTCGTCGTCGAGTACCCGGACGCCGATCGCCAACAACTGCGTTCCCTGATCCGTCAGGCTCAGCACGAGGTTGCGCAAAACAAACCTCCTGCTTCCAGCCGCAAGATCTTCAAGTACATCCGTGAGCTGGACGATACGCAACGCGGCCTGCGTTGA
- a CDS encoding HPr family phosphocarrier protein, protein MPALEIEIINKLGLHARASAKFVGVAGKFPDCTIRVGRTPETTVDGKSIMAMMMLAAGKGTKIYLSTEGHQEQEALDALVALINNYFDEGG, encoded by the coding sequence ATGCCTGCTCTGGAAATCGAAATCATCAATAAGCTGGGCCTGCATGCCCGAGCGTCGGCCAAATTCGTCGGGGTAGCGGGTAAGTTCCCGGATTGCACGATCAGAGTGGGGCGCACACCCGAAACCACAGTTGATGGCAAAAGCATCATGGCGATGATGATGCTGGCCGCCGGCAAAGGCACCAAGATCTATCTGAGTACCGAAGGCCATCAGGAGCAGGAAGCGCTGGATGCGCTGGTGGCATTGATCAACAACTACTTCGATGAAGGTGGTTGA
- the tldD gene encoding metalloprotease TldD produces the protein MSELLSSVSDHLLAPGGVTIESLQGVLGDLAGPGIDAADLYFQGQISESWSLEDGIVKEGSFNLDQGVGVRAQSGEKTGFAYSNAITLEALGAAARAARSISRAGQNGTVQAFSTQDVAQLYAPDNPLEVLSRAEKVELLKRIDVATRALDPRIQQVSVSMAGVWERILVASTDGGLAADVRPLVRFNVSVIVEQNGRRERGGHGGGGRTDYRYFLAEDRAMGYAREALRQALVNLEAIPAPAGTLPVVLGSGWSGVLLHEAVGHGLEGDFNRKGSSAYSGRMGEMVASKLCTIVDDGTLSGRRGSLSVDDEGTPTECTTLIENGVLKGYMQDKLNARLMGVARTGNGRRESYAHLPMPRMTNTYMLGGESDPAEIIASVKKGIYCANLGGGQVDITSGKFVFSTSEAYLIEDGKITAPVKGATLIGNGPEAMSRVSMVGNDLALDSGVGTCGKDGQSVPVGVGQPTLKIDAITVGGTGA, from the coding sequence ATGAGCGAGTTGTTGTCCTCAGTCAGTGATCACCTGTTGGCGCCCGGCGGCGTGACGATCGAGAGCCTGCAAGGCGTGCTCGGCGATCTGGCAGGCCCGGGCATCGATGCTGCCGACCTGTATTTCCAGGGTCAGATCTCCGAGTCGTGGTCGCTGGAAGACGGCATCGTCAAGGAAGGCAGCTTCAACCTCGATCAGGGTGTTGGCGTTCGTGCGCAGTCCGGTGAGAAGACCGGTTTTGCCTACAGCAACGCGATCACCCTTGAAGCGCTGGGCGCTGCGGCTCGTGCCGCGCGTTCGATCTCCCGCGCCGGGCAGAACGGCACGGTGCAGGCGTTCAGCACTCAGGATGTCGCGCAGTTGTATGCGCCGGACAATCCGCTGGAAGTGTTGAGCCGCGCCGAGAAAGTCGAGCTGCTCAAGCGCATCGACGTCGCTACCCGCGCCCTCGACCCACGGATTCAGCAGGTCAGCGTGAGCATGGCCGGGGTCTGGGAGCGGATTCTGGTGGCGTCCACCGACGGAGGCCTGGCCGCTGATGTGCGACCGCTGGTGCGTTTCAACGTCAGCGTGATCGTCGAGCAGAATGGTCGTCGCGAGCGCGGTGGGCATGGCGGCGGCGGGCGTACCGACTACCGTTATTTCCTCGCCGAAGACCGTGCCATGGGTTATGCCCGTGAAGCGCTGCGTCAGGCCCTGGTGAACCTCGAAGCGATTCCGGCACCGGCCGGCACCTTGCCTGTCGTCCTCGGCTCGGGCTGGTCCGGCGTGCTCCTGCACGAAGCGGTCGGTCACGGTCTGGAAGGCGACTTCAACCGCAAGGGCAGTTCGGCCTACAGCGGGCGGATGGGCGAAATGGTCGCTTCCAAGCTCTGCACCATTGTCGATGACGGCACGTTGAGCGGTCGTCGCGGTTCGCTGAGCGTCGACGACGAAGGCACCCCGACCGAGTGCACCACGCTGATCGAGAACGGCGTGCTCAAGGGCTACATGCAGGACAAGCTCAATGCGCGCCTGATGGGCGTGGCCCGTACCGGTAACGGTCGTCGCGAGTCTTATGCGCATCTACCGATGCCGCGCATGACCAACACCTACATGTTGGGCGGCGAGAGCGATCCGGCGGAAATCATCGCTTCGGTGAAGAAAGGCATCTACTGCGCCAACCTTGGCGGCGGTCAGGTCGACATCACCAGCGGCAAATTCGTGTTTTCCACCAGCGAGGCGTACCTGATCGAGGACGGCAAGATCACTGCGCCGGTCAAGGGCGCGACGTTGATCGGCAACGGTCCCGAGGCGATGAGCCGGGTGTCGATGGTCGGTAACGATCTGGCGCTGGACAGCGGTGTGGGCACGTGCGGCAAGGATGGGCAGTCGGTGCCGGTGGGTGTCGGTCAGCCGACGCTGAAAATCGATGCGATCACCGTGGGTGGCACGGGCGCCTAA
- the ptsN gene encoding PTS IIA-like nitrogen regulatory protein PtsN, translating to MIRLESILTPGRSLVNVPGGSKKKALEQIANLIAREVPGLEMQDVFEALIAREKLGSTGFGNGIAIPHCRLKGCEAPVSALMHLDAPIDFDAIDGAPVDLLFVLLVPEAATDAHLELLRQIASMLDRKEVREKLRSAPSNEALYQVVLSEQNGH from the coding sequence ATGATCCGACTTGAAAGTATCCTGACCCCCGGCCGTTCCCTGGTGAACGTGCCGGGCGGCAGTAAAAAGAAAGCCCTCGAACAGATTGCCAACCTGATCGCCCGCGAAGTGCCGGGTCTGGAGATGCAAGATGTCTTCGAGGCGCTGATCGCCCGTGAGAAACTTGGCTCCACCGGTTTCGGCAACGGCATCGCCATTCCCCACTGTCGCCTCAAAGGCTGTGAAGCGCCTGTCAGCGCTTTGATGCACCTTGATGCGCCTATCGATTTCGATGCCATCGACGGTGCGCCGGTTGACCTGCTGTTTGTCCTGCTGGTCCCGGAAGCTGCCACCGATGCCCACCTGGAATTACTGCGCCAGATCGCCAGCATGCTCGATCGCAAGGAAGTGCGCGAAAAACTGCGCAGCGCACCGAGCAACGAAGCCTTGTATCAGGTCGTCCTGAGCGAGCAAAACGGGCATTAA
- a CDS encoding FagA protein, which produces MSSALHEQPYLESWRWMSRQIRCAMDPDEPRLIEHYLAEGRYLACCTATSPWTIAETSFRLLLDTATDIALPWHWRSLCLDQAWRPLREMERLSLCNCRLQRWQRYTWQLATCELLPSIPLIELVQGFSDDQDTY; this is translated from the coding sequence ATGAGTTCTGCCTTGCACGAGCAGCCGTACCTCGAAAGCTGGCGCTGGATGAGTCGCCAGATCCGTTGCGCGATGGATCCTGACGAACCACGCCTGATCGAACATTACCTGGCCGAAGGCCGTTATCTGGCCTGCTGTACGGCGACTTCCCCGTGGACCATCGCTGAAACCTCCTTCCGTCTGCTGCTCGACACAGCCACCGACATCGCGTTGCCGTGGCACTGGCGCAGCCTGTGTCTCGATCAAGCCTGGCGCCCGCTGCGTGAAATGGAGCGCCTGTCGCTGTGCAACTGCCGGCTCCAGCGCTGGCAGCGCTACACCTGGCAACTGGCGACCTGCGAGTTGCTTCCTTCGATTCCTCTTATTGAACTGGTGCAAGGATTTTCAGATGACCAAGACACGTATTGA
- a CDS encoding class II fumarate hydratase: MTKTRIERDSMGELQVPVGALYGAQTQRAVDNFPISGQPMPRQFIRALILAKAAAARANVELNQISAAQGKAISDAAQGLLEGDFMQHFPVDIFQTGSGTSSNMNANEVIATLASRLLDEPVNPNDHVNCGQSSNDIIPTTIHVSAALALHEQLLPALLHLVQVIENKAEQVHHHVKTGRTHLMDAMPVRMSQVLNGWAQQLKANIGHLQDLLPSLQSLAQGGTAVGTGINAHPEFAARFSRQLSQLTHVQFTPGKDLFALIGSQDTAVAVSGQLKATAVSLMKIANDLRWMNSGPLAGLGEIELEGLQPGSSIMPGKVNPVIPEATAMVAAQVIGNDSVITIAGQSGNFELNVMLPIIAQNLLSSIELLANASRLLGDKAIASFKVNESRLKEALSRNPILVTALNPIIGYQKAAEIAKQAYKQGRPVIDVALEHTDLSRSQLEELLNPEKLTAGGV, from the coding sequence ATGACCAAGACACGTATTGAGCGCGACAGCATGGGCGAATTGCAGGTGCCGGTGGGCGCTCTCTACGGCGCGCAGACCCAGCGTGCAGTGGATAACTTCCCGATCAGCGGCCAACCGATGCCGAGGCAATTCATCCGTGCGCTGATCCTCGCCAAAGCCGCTGCCGCCCGGGCCAACGTCGAGCTCAACCAGATCAGCGCCGCACAGGGCAAAGCCATCAGCGATGCGGCCCAAGGCCTGCTCGAAGGCGACTTCATGCAGCATTTTCCGGTGGATATCTTCCAGACCGGCTCCGGCACCAGCTCCAACATGAACGCCAACGAAGTGATCGCGACCCTCGCCAGCCGTCTGCTCGACGAGCCGGTCAACCCGAACGATCACGTCAATTGCGGACAGAGCAGCAACGACATCATTCCGACCACCATCCACGTCAGCGCTGCCCTGGCTTTGCACGAACAGCTGTTGCCGGCGTTGCTGCACCTGGTGCAGGTGATCGAAAACAAAGCCGAACAGGTCCATCACCACGTCAAAACCGGTCGCACCCATTTGATGGACGCGATGCCGGTGCGCATGAGCCAGGTGCTCAATGGCTGGGCGCAACAGCTCAAGGCCAATATCGGTCACCTGCAGGATTTGCTGCCGAGCCTGCAATCGCTGGCACAGGGCGGTACGGCGGTAGGTACCGGGATCAATGCGCATCCTGAGTTCGCCGCACGTTTCAGCCGCCAACTGAGCCAGCTGACCCATGTGCAATTCACTCCGGGCAAGGATCTGTTCGCGCTGATCGGCTCGCAGGACACCGCCGTCGCCGTTTCCGGCCAGCTCAAGGCTACCGCGGTGTCGCTGATGAAAATCGCCAACGACCTGCGCTGGATGAACTCAGGGCCGCTTGCCGGTCTCGGCGAGATCGAGCTCGAAGGGCTGCAACCGGGTTCGTCGATCATGCCGGGCAAGGTCAACCCGGTGATTCCGGAAGCCACTGCGATGGTCGCCGCGCAAGTGATCGGCAACGACTCGGTGATCACCATCGCCGGCCAGTCGGGCAATTTCGAACTGAACGTGATGCTGCCGATCATCGCCCAGAACCTGCTCAGCAGCATCGAACTGCTGGCCAATGCCAGTCGTCTGCTCGGCGACAAGGCCATCGCCAGCTTCAAGGTCAATGAGTCGCGGCTCAAGGAAGCACTGTCGCGCAACCCGATTCTGGTCACCGCGCTCAACCCGATCATCGGCTATCAGAAGGCCGCCGAAATCGCCAAGCAGGCCTACAAACAGGGGCGTCCGGTGATCGACGTCGCGCTGGAACACACCGATCTGTCGCGCAGCCAACTGGAAGAGTTGCTCAACCCCGAGAAACTCACCGCCGGCGGCGTGTAA
- a CDS encoding carbon-nitrogen hydrolase family protein, translating to MSLAVIQMVSQSDVLANLAQARRLLEQAAAGGAKLAVLPENFAAMGRRDIADIGRAEALGEGPILPWLKQTARDLKLWIVAGTLPLPPLGQPQAKSHACSLLVNDQGETVARYDKLHLFDVDVADNRGRYRESDDYAYGSGVVVADTPVGRVGLSVCYDLRFPELYSELRAAGAELITAPSAFTAVTGAAHWDVLIRARAIETQCYVLAAAQGGTHPGPRETFGHAAIVDPWGRVLAHQDQGEAVLLAERDSDEQASIRARMPVTSHRRFFSQGAQRPASEHEFKA from the coding sequence ATGTCTTTAGCGGTGATTCAAATGGTCAGCCAGAGTGATGTGCTGGCCAATCTGGCGCAGGCTCGACGCCTGCTCGAACAGGCCGCGGCCGGCGGCGCGAAGCTGGCGGTGCTGCCGGAAAACTTCGCTGCCATGGGCCGTCGCGATATCGCCGACATCGGCCGCGCCGAAGCGCTCGGCGAAGGGCCGATCCTGCCGTGGTTGAAACAGACCGCCCGTGACCTCAAGTTATGGATAGTGGCCGGTACCTTGCCGTTGCCGCCGCTCGGGCAACCGCAGGCCAAGTCCCACGCCTGTTCGCTGCTGGTCAACGATCAGGGTGAAACCGTCGCGCGGTATGACAAGCTGCACCTGTTCGATGTCGATGTGGCGGACAATCGCGGGCGGTATCGCGAATCCGATGACTATGCTTATGGCAGTGGCGTGGTGGTGGCGGATACGCCGGTCGGCCGCGTCGGTCTGAGCGTGTGTTACGACTTGCGCTTCCCGGAGCTGTACAGTGAACTGCGCGCCGCCGGTGCCGAGTTGATCACCGCTCCATCGGCCTTTACCGCGGTGACCGGTGCGGCGCACTGGGACGTGCTGATTCGCGCCCGGGCCATCGAGACCCAGTGTTATGTGTTGGCAGCAGCGCAGGGCGGAACCCATCCGGGGCCGCGGGAAACCTTCGGTCATGCGGCGATTGTCGACCCGTGGGGCCGCGTGCTGGCGCATCAGGATCAAGGCGAAGCGGTGTTGTTGGCCGAACGCGACAGTGATGAACAAGCGTCCATCAGGGCGCGAATGCCGGTGACGAGTCATCGGCGGTTTTTCTCGCAGGGCGCACAGCGGCCTGCTTCAGAACATGAATTTAAGGCGTAA
- a CDS encoding superoxide dismutase — translation MAFTLPALPYAYDALEPHIDAQTMEIHYTKHHQTYINNLNAAVEGTEYAEWPVEKLVASVQQLPEKLRAAVINQGGGHANHSLFWEVMVPNGGGKPDGALAKAIDEQLGGLDSFKDAFTKAALTRFGSGWAWLSVTPDKKLIVESSGNQDSPLMNGNTPILGLDVWEHAYYLRYQNRRPEYINAFYNVINWPEVAARYQAALV, via the coding sequence ATGGCTTTTACCTTGCCTGCCTTGCCGTACGCCTACGACGCCCTGGAACCGCACATTGATGCGCAAACCATGGAGATTCATTACACCAAGCACCACCAGACCTACATCAACAACCTCAATGCCGCCGTCGAAGGCACTGAGTACGCCGAGTGGCCGGTGGAAAAACTGGTCGCCAGCGTCCAGCAGTTGCCGGAAAAACTCCGCGCAGCGGTGATCAACCAGGGCGGTGGCCACGCCAACCACTCGCTGTTCTGGGAAGTCATGGTGCCCAATGGCGGTGGCAAGCCAGATGGCGCGTTGGCCAAGGCGATCGATGAGCAACTGGGCGGCCTCGACAGTTTCAAGGACGCCTTCACCAAAGCCGCACTGACCCGTTTCGGCAGCGGCTGGGCCTGGCTCAGCGTCACTCCCGACAAGAAACTGATCGTGGAAAGCAGCGGCAATCAGGACAGCCCGCTGATGAATGGCAATACGCCGATTCTCGGTCTGGACGTCTGGGAACACGCTTACTACCTGCGTTATCAGAACCGCCGTCCGGAATACATCAACGCGTTCTACAACGTGATCAATTGGCCTGAAGTCGCCGCGCGTTATCAGGCCGCACTGGTTTAA